Proteins encoded within one genomic window of Paenarthrobacter sp. JL.01a:
- a CDS encoding Gfo/Idh/MocA family protein, whose product MANLRAGLIGLGMMGRHHARVIRELDGVDLVAVADSFGDPHNVASGLEVCSSVEQLIGKGIDMAVAAVPTILHEEVALQLAEAGVHCLVEKPIANDSVSGRRIAEAFDAKGLIGAVGHIERFNPSLQSLRDRLGNGDLGEVYQISTRRQGPFPSRIADVGVVKDLATHDIDLTAWLAQSNFVNVVAHTTSRSGREHEDMVTAIGHLKDGVVTNHIVNWLSPMKERTTVVLGERGAFIADTISADLTFVENGTFQTDWDSIAAFRGVSEGSSTRFALAKREPLKMEHEAFRDAVLGKSMNIVTMAEGLETLRVAEAVLKSAETGAVVAL is encoded by the coding sequence GTGGCTAATCTGCGCGCTGGCCTCATCGGACTCGGCATGATGGGACGACACCACGCACGCGTTATCCGCGAGCTTGACGGTGTCGACCTTGTTGCCGTTGCTGATTCCTTTGGGGACCCACACAACGTAGCCAGTGGCTTGGAGGTCTGCAGCTCCGTTGAGCAGCTCATCGGGAAGGGCATCGATATGGCTGTCGCAGCCGTGCCGACAATCCTGCACGAGGAAGTTGCCTTGCAGCTTGCCGAAGCCGGAGTGCACTGCCTGGTGGAAAAGCCCATCGCCAATGACTCGGTGTCGGGCCGTCGCATCGCCGAGGCTTTCGATGCCAAGGGCTTGATCGGTGCCGTGGGACATATTGAACGCTTCAACCCGTCCCTGCAGAGCCTCCGCGACCGCCTTGGCAATGGCGATCTCGGCGAGGTTTACCAGATCTCCACCCGCCGCCAGGGTCCCTTCCCCTCGCGGATCGCCGATGTTGGTGTGGTCAAGGACCTCGCGACCCACGACATCGACCTCACGGCATGGTTGGCTCAAAGCAACTTCGTCAACGTGGTGGCGCACACCACTTCCCGCAGCGGGCGCGAACACGAAGACATGGTCACAGCCATCGGGCACCTCAAGGATGGGGTCGTTACCAACCACATCGTCAACTGGCTCTCTCCCATGAAGGAACGCACCACTGTTGTTCTGGGCGAGCGCGGTGCGTTCATTGCAGACACGATTTCGGCGGACCTGACGTTTGTCGAGAACGGCACTTTCCAGACGGACTGGGACTCCATCGCGGCCTTCCGTGGCGTCTCCGAAGGTTCTTCGACCCGCTTTGCTCTGGCCAAGCGCGAACCGTTGAAGATGGAACACGAGGCCTTCCGCGATGCGGTCCTCGGCAAGTCCATGAACATTGTCACAATGGCCGAAGGGCTTGAGACCCTCCGCGTCGCTGAGGCCGTGCTCAAGTCGGCCGAAACCGGCGCCGTCGTCGCGCTTTAG
- a CDS encoding WhiB family transcriptional regulator produces MDWRNRAACLDKDPELFFPVGNTGPALLQIEEAKSVCRRCPVVDTCLQWALESGQDAGVWGGMSEDERRALKRRAARARRAS; encoded by the coding sequence ATGGATTGGCGTAATCGCGCAGCCTGCCTCGACAAGGACCCGGAGCTCTTCTTCCCAGTCGGCAACACGGGACCCGCACTTCTCCAGATCGAGGAAGCCAAGAGCGTTTGCCGCCGCTGCCCCGTCGTGGACACTTGCCTGCAGTGGGCATTGGAGTCCGGGCAGGATGCAGGCGTCTGGGGCGGAATGAGTGAAGACGAACGGCGCGCCCTCAAGCGTCGCGCAGCACGCGCACGTCGCGCCTCCTAA
- a CDS encoding DegT/DnrJ/EryC1/StrS family aminotransferase encodes MSPEFIPPAKPIIGDDERKAVEAVLASGQLAQGSEVASFEQEFSQVLLDGRAAVAVNSGTSGLHLGLLAAGIGPGDEVIVPSFTFAATANSVALTGATPVFADVDINHYTLDPASVESKITDRTAAIMPVHLYGHPFDVDGIGAVAAKHGVKVFEDAAQAHGAAVNGRKVGTFGDFAMFSLYPTKNMTSGEGGMVSTGLADVERRLRLLRNQGMERQYENELVGFNARMTNIHAAIGRVQLTKVEGWTKTRQENAAFFDANIEGVVTPKVVEGYEHVYHQYTIRIAEDRDGFAKALREEYNVGCGVYYPIPNHRLAPFQTSDDLPVTEEAASTVLSLPVHPSLSQDDLDRIVAAVNAVAKAGS; translated from the coding sequence ATGAGCCCCGAATTCATTCCCCCCGCCAAGCCCATCATCGGTGATGATGAGCGCAAGGCAGTAGAGGCTGTTCTGGCCTCCGGCCAACTTGCACAGGGTTCGGAGGTTGCGTCCTTTGAACAGGAATTCTCGCAGGTCCTCCTTGACGGCCGGGCGGCCGTGGCAGTCAACTCAGGAACGTCCGGCTTGCACCTCGGGCTCCTTGCCGCAGGCATTGGTCCCGGCGACGAAGTCATTGTTCCGTCATTCACCTTTGCCGCTACAGCCAACTCCGTGGCATTGACGGGCGCAACCCCTGTCTTCGCCGATGTGGACATCAACCACTACACGCTGGATCCAGCTTCGGTCGAGTCGAAAATCACTGACCGGACGGCTGCCATCATGCCGGTTCACCTCTACGGCCACCCCTTTGATGTGGACGGAATCGGTGCAGTCGCTGCCAAGCACGGCGTAAAAGTCTTTGAAGACGCTGCCCAAGCCCACGGTGCCGCAGTCAACGGCCGCAAGGTGGGTACCTTCGGCGACTTTGCAATGTTCAGCCTGTACCCCACCAAGAACATGACTTCCGGCGAAGGCGGCATGGTCAGCACCGGTTTGGCCGACGTCGAACGGCGGCTTCGGTTGCTGCGGAACCAGGGCATGGAACGCCAGTACGAAAACGAGCTGGTTGGCTTCAACGCCCGCATGACCAACATCCACGCAGCGATTGGCCGCGTTCAGTTGACCAAGGTCGAGGGCTGGACGAAGACCCGTCAGGAAAACGCGGCGTTCTTCGATGCCAACATCGAAGGTGTCGTTACCCCGAAGGTTGTAGAGGGCTACGAGCACGTCTACCACCAGTACACCATCCGCATCGCCGAGGACCGTGATGGTTTCGCCAAGGCTCTGCGCGAGGAGTACAACGTGGGCTGCGGCGTGTACTACCCGATCCCGAACCACCGTCTCGCCCCGTTCCAGACCTCTGATGACCTGCCGGTCACCGAAGAAGCAGCATCCACCGTGCTGTCCCTTCCTGTGCACCCGTCGTTGAGCCAGGATGACCTGGACAGGATCGTTGCGGCTGTCAACGCTGTGGCAAAGGCAGGTAGCTAG
- a CDS encoding FtsK/SpoIIIE domain-containing protein, giving the protein MRFECTLVRGPGAAASAGPEELSIAVAPGTSGSHLAYLLKAARDTGPLRVGMEDLAKLTVGLPPLVSGAVLVDGLIPPPQTPDPPLPLMLLVHTGPGAGSVFRIARGQHGIGRAAADISIADPTMSRHHAVLEVSGKQLEIAAVSASNPVYVDGRPTRRLLVNSRSSIVCGRTSFSLSSDSTNFPVLATDAGRSVKDPVEVPGTRTHGDRATIALAAGLPLIAGVGLAAATGMWMYLAFTSLSALGVLLPLMRGRQGRQHYRRALDRAVEDDAGRRRRRAPSAAEIMLAAFAKDPAAHEFETGGAHPTPQPDSKGEPRLENHAVWLRLGTTESSANIRVVPEDPHFTPPRLGPCPVTLDPEHRSVAILGDEGHVEGLLRFMLMQLAGFPASADAPVIILGPTGRLPLSARFLPQVTLASNTTAALATLNTLRHNPHGRLVVMGSPAFDDDEAVRKTVQTAHRVHWQVLHCQGATGASAGTITIEPSGTAASFESDGERLDFVPDLVPADVFDLFCRTVAAAASTAERRREGELPRSSSLAALLPYGHRRVLNRWRSASWKDGVTAVLGEGHDGPLTFNFKRDGPHLLVAGTTGSGKSELLRTLVASIALSVPPEQATFLFLDFKGGSGLGPLASLPHCLGLLTDLSRQNIDRALESLRGEVKYREGLFAVQGAADLADYQKSVGTEGVGLAHLFLVIDEFRILVDEAPAALRELMRIATIGRSLGIHLVMATQRPQGALTADIRANVTSSIALRVQSDMESVDIINSKDAASIGVDVPGRAFLATAAKEPQEFQTASLSYLYPDTAPSGSAELAASIVDPLRPVVQSAAQALGESPATVTPGALRGVPRMEKVDNHTETGVERLVSVIGEAWGYLGKPSPRSPIAAPLPQRIPWEDRLAFVEEPPGMPDSVAEPWRVGPIALLDKPTLQRVDCLYWLPATHGHLAMVGGPSSGMTHSFRAVAAMLATQAPQPHLYILDANRLLCDVEAGPEIGAYAGLDQLGFAARILSRLAAEMETRRAAPDLPDDRSPLVVIVAGWCSWMSALRGGSYEWAEGMLHDIARDGGPLGITLLISGERELVSSRLFAAIPNRAYFPLGTTEESRFHWPRLPEMEAVPGRAFVSGNIVESRPATAQFREAPAAGTWPFGKRTAAEPPFRLRPLPLLLTHEDFLSRKDASPPSGYAPVPTLQGAGGDSYVGGAPSAATERGGASSDGAPHEKLQLDPHTPEPLWIGVAGDDASPAAFPLKTRGVSIVLGSPRSGKTTVLRSLVSLNPEIPWLFPPDGSAAGAFWASKASAAADGNLNPQSVLLVDDVDSLDATGRRALDTLADQVAGIILTATPGPALHHLPLVKEVQASGMGLLLAHGSPLDGELLGVRLPADPGRRPGRGFIIDRGEAIPFQGVLSAGFPTPE; this is encoded by the coding sequence ATGAGATTTGAGTGCACACTGGTTCGCGGTCCCGGTGCCGCCGCGTCCGCAGGACCGGAGGAACTATCCATCGCCGTGGCGCCCGGGACGTCTGGGTCCCACCTGGCTTATCTGCTCAAGGCAGCCCGCGATACCGGCCCGCTCAGAGTTGGCATGGAGGATCTTGCGAAGCTCACTGTCGGGCTGCCGCCCCTGGTGTCAGGAGCTGTTTTGGTGGACGGTTTGATCCCGCCGCCACAGACCCCCGACCCACCGTTGCCACTGATGTTGTTGGTCCATACCGGCCCGGGTGCAGGATCCGTCTTCCGGATTGCGCGGGGGCAGCACGGTATCGGCAGGGCTGCTGCAGACATTTCAATAGCGGATCCAACAATGTCGAGGCACCACGCAGTGCTGGAGGTGTCGGGGAAACAACTTGAGATAGCTGCCGTCTCAGCATCGAATCCGGTTTATGTTGACGGACGCCCCACCCGCCGCTTGTTGGTCAACTCCCGTTCCTCAATCGTTTGTGGTCGAACATCGTTCAGCCTCTCCTCTGACAGCACCAACTTTCCCGTACTCGCAACGGATGCGGGCCGTTCGGTGAAAGACCCTGTTGAGGTACCCGGCACAAGAACCCACGGGGATCGTGCAACCATTGCCCTGGCGGCCGGCCTGCCCTTGATTGCAGGCGTAGGCCTCGCAGCGGCCACCGGCATGTGGATGTATCTGGCCTTTACTTCCCTATCGGCGCTCGGTGTACTTCTCCCGTTGATGCGGGGCAGGCAGGGCAGGCAGCATTACCGGCGGGCCCTTGATCGTGCGGTCGAGGACGATGCCGGCAGGCGTCGCCGGCGTGCCCCTTCCGCCGCTGAGATCATGCTCGCCGCCTTCGCCAAGGATCCCGCTGCCCACGAATTCGAAACGGGTGGGGCTCATCCAACTCCGCAGCCTGATTCCAAAGGTGAACCACGACTGGAGAACCACGCGGTCTGGTTACGACTGGGCACCACCGAATCTTCGGCGAATATCCGCGTGGTTCCGGAGGATCCCCACTTCACTCCGCCGCGGCTCGGCCCGTGCCCCGTGACGCTGGATCCGGAGCATCGGAGCGTTGCGATTCTCGGAGACGAGGGGCACGTGGAAGGCCTGCTTCGATTCATGCTCATGCAGCTCGCCGGTTTTCCGGCTTCAGCCGACGCTCCGGTCATCATCCTGGGACCAACCGGCAGGCTCCCGCTGAGCGCCCGGTTCCTTCCCCAGGTGACGCTCGCTTCAAACACAACAGCTGCCCTGGCCACCTTGAACACACTCAGGCATAACCCCCATGGGCGGCTCGTGGTGATGGGAAGCCCTGCCTTCGACGACGATGAGGCCGTACGGAAAACTGTGCAAACCGCCCACCGCGTCCACTGGCAAGTACTGCATTGCCAGGGCGCAACTGGAGCATCAGCGGGCACCATCACCATCGAGCCCTCCGGAACAGCTGCATCCTTCGAGTCCGACGGCGAGCGCCTGGACTTCGTGCCCGACCTCGTCCCAGCCGATGTTTTCGACCTCTTCTGCCGTACCGTCGCCGCAGCAGCCAGCACGGCGGAGCGCCGCCGCGAAGGCGAGCTTCCGCGTAGTTCTTCCTTGGCCGCGCTACTGCCGTACGGACACCGCCGGGTCCTTAACAGATGGCGCTCCGCCTCCTGGAAGGACGGCGTGACAGCCGTGCTGGGAGAAGGCCACGATGGACCGCTCACCTTTAACTTCAAGCGCGACGGTCCCCACCTCCTGGTTGCGGGTACCACCGGTTCAGGAAAGTCGGAACTCCTCAGGACACTCGTTGCGTCCATAGCCCTGAGTGTCCCGCCTGAACAGGCGACGTTTCTGTTCCTGGATTTCAAGGGCGGTTCCGGTCTGGGTCCCTTGGCCTCGCTGCCGCATTGCCTGGGCTTGCTGACCGATCTCAGCCGGCAGAACATTGATCGCGCACTGGAGTCGTTGCGGGGAGAAGTCAAGTACCGGGAGGGGCTCTTCGCTGTCCAGGGGGCAGCCGACCTGGCTGACTACCAGAAATCGGTTGGTACCGAAGGCGTCGGACTGGCGCACCTGTTTCTGGTGATTGACGAGTTCCGCATTCTTGTCGATGAGGCACCGGCGGCCCTTCGCGAGCTCATGCGCATCGCCACCATAGGTCGTTCGTTGGGAATTCATCTGGTGATGGCAACGCAAAGACCACAGGGCGCGCTGACCGCCGACATCCGGGCCAACGTCACCTCCAGCATCGCCCTTCGCGTCCAGTCGGACATGGAATCCGTGGACATCATCAATTCCAAGGATGCTGCGTCCATAGGCGTTGATGTCCCGGGCCGGGCCTTCCTTGCTACGGCCGCCAAGGAGCCTCAGGAGTTCCAGACAGCGTCTTTGAGTTACCTGTATCCGGACACCGCACCTTCAGGCTCTGCAGAATTGGCAGCCAGCATTGTTGACCCCCTTCGACCAGTGGTTCAGTCCGCTGCTCAAGCACTCGGTGAATCCCCCGCTACCGTTACCCCGGGTGCTTTGCGTGGGGTACCCCGAATGGAGAAAGTTGATAACCACACGGAGACGGGCGTCGAACGGCTCGTGTCTGTCATAGGTGAAGCCTGGGGTTACCTCGGCAAGCCCTCTCCCCGGAGCCCCATCGCCGCCCCGCTGCCGCAGCGCATCCCTTGGGAAGACAGGCTTGCGTTCGTGGAGGAACCGCCGGGGATGCCCGATAGCGTTGCAGAGCCGTGGCGGGTGGGACCCATTGCGCTCCTCGACAAACCCACCCTGCAGCGCGTGGACTGCTTGTACTGGTTGCCCGCCACGCACGGACATCTCGCAATGGTCGGCGGCCCCTCCAGCGGCATGACCCATAGTTTCCGGGCTGTAGCCGCCATGCTGGCAACCCAGGCACCCCAACCCCACCTGTACATACTGGACGCAAACCGGCTGCTGTGCGACGTGGAAGCTGGTCCAGAAATCGGTGCTTACGCAGGCTTGGACCAACTTGGCTTCGCGGCCCGGATCCTGTCGCGGTTGGCAGCTGAGATGGAGACGAGGCGCGCAGCCCCGGATCTGCCTGATGACCGTTCGCCGCTTGTGGTGATTGTCGCCGGCTGGTGTTCATGGATGTCGGCGCTGCGAGGCGGCTCCTATGAGTGGGCGGAGGGCATGCTCCACGACATCGCCAGGGACGGAGGCCCCTTGGGTATCACGTTGTTGATCTCAGGTGAACGGGAACTGGTCAGCTCGCGCTTGTTCGCGGCAATACCAAACCGCGCATACTTCCCCCTGGGCACCACTGAGGAGTCGCGTTTCCACTGGCCTCGTTTGCCTGAAATGGAAGCCGTCCCGGGGCGCGCTTTCGTTTCGGGAAACATTGTCGAATCCCGGCCGGCGACGGCGCAGTTCAGAGAGGCACCTGCGGCCGGTACGTGGCCGTTCGGGAAGCGCACTGCAGCTGAACCGCCGTTTCGTTTACGTCCGCTCCCCCTGTTGCTGACACATGAAGATTTCCTGAGCCGCAAAGACGCATCCCCACCTTCCGGATATGCCCCAGTGCCGACGCTCCAGGGCGCTGGCGGTGACAGCTACGTCGGCGGTGCACCCAGCGCGGCGACGGAACGCGGCGGTGCATCATCTGACGGTGCGCCCCACGAAAAATTGCAGCTCGATCCCCACACCCCGGAGCCACTGTGGATCGGCGTTGCCGGGGACGACGCTTCGCCGGCGGCGTTCCCCCTGAAGACAAGAGGCGTCAGCATCGTCCTCGGCAGTCCAAGATCAGGCAAGACCACCGTTCTCCGATCGCTGGTGAGCTTGAACCCGGAGATCCCTTGGCTTTTCCCTCCGGACGGGTCAGCTGCGGGAGCCTTCTGGGCTTCAAAGGCGTCGGCGGCGGCCGACGGAAACCTCAACCCGCAAAGTGTCTTGTTGGTGGACGACGTCGACTCCCTGGACGCCACGGGCCGACGGGCTCTGGACACCTTGGCCGACCAGGTCGCCGGCATCATCTTGACGGCCACTCCCGGTCCAGCCCTGCACCACCTTCCCTTGGTCAAAGAAGTGCAGGCGTCAGGAATGGGTTTGCTGCTGGCGCACGGAAGCCCTCTTGATGGGGAGCTGCTGGGCGTACGGCTCCCCGCTGACCCCGGCCGCCGTCCGGGCAGGGGCTTCATCATTGACCGAGGAGAAGCAATTCCCTTTCAAGGGGTACTTTCCGCCGGATTTCCGACCCCAGAGTGA
- a CDS encoding acyltransferase, translating into MLNEEGPSPVIVVAESADVSDEAVIGDGSKIWHLAQVREQAELGVNCIVGRGAYIGSGVKMGDNCKVQNYALVYEPAELEAGVFIGPAVVLTNDTYPRAVAPDGTLKSAHDWEPVGVTIREGASIGARAVCVAPVTIGRWATVAAGAVVAKDVPDFALMVGVPAKRHGWVGKAGFPLQRSGDNWVCPETGATYVEQNETLREVEA; encoded by the coding sequence GTGCTCAATGAGGAAGGACCTTCACCGGTGATAGTGGTTGCTGAGAGCGCCGATGTTTCAGACGAGGCGGTAATTGGTGATGGATCAAAGATCTGGCATCTGGCCCAAGTCCGCGAGCAGGCCGAACTAGGCGTCAATTGCATCGTTGGACGCGGGGCCTACATCGGCTCCGGAGTCAAGATGGGGGACAACTGCAAAGTCCAGAACTATGCACTTGTCTACGAGCCCGCGGAACTGGAGGCCGGGGTCTTCATTGGCCCCGCCGTAGTCCTGACGAACGACACCTACCCCCGGGCGGTTGCCCCGGACGGAACGTTGAAGAGTGCCCATGACTGGGAGCCAGTGGGCGTCACCATCCGTGAAGGCGCCTCCATTGGAGCCCGCGCTGTATGCGTTGCTCCCGTCACTATTGGCCGCTGGGCCACCGTGGCAGCGGGCGCCGTTGTGGCCAAGGACGTTCCGGATTTTGCTTTGATGGTCGGAGTGCCGGCCAAGCGCCATGGTTGGGTCGGCAAGGCCGGTTTCCCGCTGCAGCGCAGCGGCGATAACTGGGTATGCCCGGAAACCGGCGCCACATATGTTGAACAGAACGAGACCCTTCGAGAGGTAGAGGCATGA
- a CDS encoding sensor histidine kinase → MAIFTDPIREHADFGPGDAEWLHLLVGDWQMVADLAFADLALWFPHPEFGYIALAHVRPSTSHTVFHADFVGEGIRSDLRPLVEKAWNSRAIERSSETSWSSEMALRVEAVPMVRNGRTLAVVTSHMDLSSSRMPSRLELTYRQCAYDLLRMGTLGLWPDFASPTGSRRGAPRVGDGLIRLDADGIVQYASPNGVSAFRRLGEVESLEGRSLAEVTAGLLKDRRMVDETLPLVVTGRMPWRSEIESRGVSLSLRAIPLRDEQHRFGALVLCRDVSELRRREMELVTKDATIREIHHRVKNNLQTVAALLRMQSRRMVSDEAKQGLEQAMRRVATIALVHETLSQGLTQSVDFDELIGRQFRLSAEVASPSQQVRTERSGLFGELPSDFATPLALVINELVTNAVEHGLEGRTGTVWLVADRAEGDGKDEFLTVTIADDGVGLPDGQYTEGLGLQIVRTLVTSELGGTIQWSPREGGGTAVQIVLNLARA, encoded by the coding sequence GTGGCAATCTTTACAGACCCCATCAGGGAACACGCTGATTTCGGGCCTGGAGATGCCGAATGGCTGCACCTCCTGGTTGGCGACTGGCAAATGGTCGCTGATCTGGCTTTCGCGGACCTGGCTCTTTGGTTTCCGCACCCCGAGTTTGGCTACATAGCCCTCGCCCACGTCCGTCCGTCGACATCGCATACGGTGTTCCACGCGGACTTCGTGGGCGAGGGCATTCGCTCGGACCTTCGTCCATTGGTGGAGAAGGCCTGGAACAGCAGGGCCATCGAACGCTCCAGCGAAACCAGTTGGAGCAGCGAGATGGCTCTGCGGGTTGAAGCAGTGCCCATGGTGCGCAACGGAAGAACTCTCGCCGTCGTGACCTCACACATGGACCTCTCCAGTTCCCGCATGCCCTCGAGGCTGGAACTGACTTATCGGCAGTGTGCCTACGATCTCCTGCGCATGGGGACCCTCGGGCTCTGGCCGGACTTTGCTTCCCCGACCGGCTCGCGTCGGGGCGCGCCCCGTGTCGGCGACGGACTGATCCGGCTCGATGCAGACGGCATCGTCCAATACGCAAGCCCGAACGGGGTCTCCGCGTTCCGCAGGCTCGGCGAAGTTGAGTCCCTGGAAGGCAGGTCGCTGGCGGAGGTCACCGCAGGTCTGCTGAAGGACCGCCGGATGGTGGATGAGACACTGCCCCTGGTAGTGACCGGTCGCATGCCCTGGCGAAGCGAGATCGAATCGAGGGGCGTCAGCCTGTCCCTGCGTGCCATCCCTTTGCGCGATGAACAACATCGGTTCGGCGCCTTGGTGCTGTGCCGCGACGTCTCCGAACTCAGGCGTCGGGAGATGGAACTTGTCACAAAGGACGCCACGATCCGCGAGATCCACCACCGGGTCAAGAACAACCTGCAAACGGTGGCCGCCCTCCTGCGTATGCAGTCACGGCGAATGGTCAGCGATGAGGCAAAGCAGGGCCTCGAACAAGCGATGCGGCGTGTGGCAACCATTGCACTGGTGCATGAGACCCTGTCCCAGGGCCTGACGCAGAGTGTCGATTTCGACGAGTTGATCGGGCGCCAATTCCGGCTTTCGGCGGAGGTGGCATCACCATCCCAACAGGTCAGAACTGAACGTTCAGGTCTATTCGGGGAATTGCCCAGTGATTTTGCCACCCCGTTGGCCTTGGTCATCAATGAACTCGTTACCAACGCCGTTGAGCACGGACTTGAGGGCCGCACAGGTACAGTGTGGCTTGTGGCGGACCGCGCTGAGGGAGACGGCAAGGACGAATTCCTGACAGTAACGATCGCCGACGACGGCGTCGGGCTGCCTGACGGACAATACACCGAAGGGTTGGGCTTGCAGATTGTCCGCACTTTGGTCACCAGCGAACTCGGAGGAACCATTCAGTGGAGCCCTCGGGAGGGCGGCGGGACAGCCGTGCAGATCGTACTGAATCTCGCACGCGCCTAG